AATCTATCAACGAAATAAAGCTCCTCAAAAACCTTCAGGACAAACAAAAGACTTTAGagaattcaaatataatttcTATATTAGATAACTTCAATTTTCGAAGCCATATGTGTATTATTACAGAACTTTTGTCAATCAACTTGTATTCAATGTTAGAGTTGACTAATTTTCAAGGATTCGGTTATGATTTACTGCAGTACATAACCCGACAAATACTTACAGGATTACAATTTATACATGATTCCAATATTATTCATTGTGATATCAAACCAGAAAACATCATGATTAAACTACCACCATCTCCTAAACACAACTGGTTTATAgtcaaaataattgattttggatCATCGTGTTTTGTCAATGATACCAGTTTTACATACATTCAATCAAGATACTATCGAGCTCCTGAAGTATTACTTGGCACAAGTTACGACCAAAAGATAGATATATGGTCACTAGGATGTCTTGTCGTTGAATTGTTCACAGGTGTACCATTATTACCAGGAAAAAACGAATATGATCAACTTGGATTAATAGTGGAGTTGTTTGGAATTCCCAAAACACAAACAATACTAAAATTGAGGAATAAATTAACCAAAAAGACAAATCAAGTACTGATTGCATCAAATGCTACAGTAGTAGTTCCCTTACCATCTATACTGGATAAGAGTTTGAAAAGGactttaatttataaagtGTTTGATCATAATGGGAAAATAAACCTTTCGGCTTTATCACAGTATTACAACGACACAAATGTCACATCAGTGAATAAATCTTTTAAAATCAGTTCAAAAACTTTAGAGGGACAAATTGGACTTCATAGATTTAATTTGAAACCtgaagagaaagaaagatttttgcaatttttattttatatatttgtgTGGGATCCTAgtgaaagaaaaacaacacATGATCTATTAAATACCCCCTTTTTAGAGTAACGACAAACGACAATCTAATACCAATGgcctccttttttttttttgttggcaCTTCATTTATATATGTTGTATAAATTTTCTCATTTCTGATATATATCATTAATACACATTTATGGATGTCCATGGTTTGACCCTGGCCAAGCAGAAATTCTTTCAGGTAATGGAGTTGTACTCTTGCTGCTTGCACCACTGCTGCTAACATCATATTCTGTAATCtcttcaaatttattttcgCTTGATTCAAGTAACGCATTGACCTTTGTTCTTAATTGATGCTTTTCCACATGATCATCTGATAACCCATCAACAAATActtgaatttgatgaagCTTTTCACTCAAGACATCTTGTaaattctttatcaatCTGTTACCAAAACTAGAATCAATTGGCAAATTCATATAAATTTTCCGTTGTAAAATTCGAACCACCTTTAAGTTATTGAGCAAATTATCATAGTAGTCtatttcattcatttgtATAGTTTGGTTGTTGGATCTTTTGGGAGgattaatcaataataatgaagcATAATACAACATAATATGTATATGCACAGGCACATACTTTAAGTTGTCCAAAATATCTTTATCATTGATTACTAAATTCAAAACTGTCTGTGCTGCATTCAATGCAATATTAGCATTTATCACGGCTTCATCTGGAGAAACCAATTCCTTATTCGAGATAAATTCGTTTTCGTCAAACTCGTCTTCAGAAGACTCTTCTGAATCATAATTCGGTTGTTGCTTTTTGACAGTAGTCAAAGTATTGTTAGATCCATTGCCAGTTGAATAATGAGTTAAGGATGTGTCcaattttggaaattgaCCATTATTGGGATCAAGAGTTATCTTTCTCACAGCACTAGAGTTTATGTGCATTTTGGcgaaattataataaatcaatgtTGATTTCGTAGACCAAATAGCTCCAAAACTTTCTGGTGATAATAAAACAGTCCAAGAAACCATCCAGCGATCTAACtctaaatttgatttcgaCGGTATTCCAAATGATGCTGGTGCTAATAAATCCCATGCTGTCCCTTTAAATGCCTCATTAATTGCTTGATTATATTCAACTTGTGAAACCAATCTCATATCCGTTAGTCTTTGTTTTGCCATCAATTTAGATATCTCTTTATCTGTCAAAGATCTGGAAcctgttttatttttgtccTGTAAcaattcttttgatttcagTTCCGATAACTTGTTACTCTTGTGTCCTAATAATAAGTCTTTACTGTGTTTCAATGAATACTCTTGTGGGTTCAAAAGTGGCTGTCTATTAAAAGTCAAGCTTTGTTGTCCATCCAACACATATAACAAATAccataatttcaatttatctttGCTCTTCTGGTTTGGTTGGTTTAACCCGTATTCTTTAGCTAATTGCAACGCAAGCCCAGTAAACATCTGCGAATCACTCAACCAAAAGCTACACAAAATCAAGGCAACAATTGTGTTGAAGCCATCTTGTTCATTGCGAGGCTTGTTGAGTATTATGGAGCCACATAAGTTATGGAGGTAGACTTGTAACTGCTTTGATTTAGATGATAGTTTCGGATGATGTATCGATGCAATTGTACTTATTGCACATACTAATATGGGACAACTATCCCATATTTCATCTACATCAAACtttgaaatttcaaatccGAATAATTGTTGGGAAATGTTGGcatcaaaaaaatggaataGCTCGTGGGCATCTTTTTTAGTCAAAAAGCCATCACGAAAATCTTGGGAGGGTTCTGATTGAAATTTACGTTTTTTGGTGCTTTCCTGGCTAGTCTCCGATATCTctggttttcttttttgagaTTCATTTGAATCAGCAATCATTTTAgtatttgattcaattcgATGTGTATCAGGATATCGAGAACCATTTCCATTAGTTAAATAACCTGATGGATAAGTTTCTTGCCTTTCAGAAATACTATactgctgttgctgctgctgctgctgctgctgttgcaAAAACTGCATTTGGCTATTCATtacaaattgttgattgacTTTTAGCATCTCTACTAagttatcaatttttgagTCAAATCCAGATAATCGTTGTTCGATTTGCGACTTCCAAGCTGAATCAGAAGCAT
This is a stretch of genomic DNA from Candida dubliniensis CD36 chromosome 1, complete sequence. It encodes these proteins:
- a CDS encoding zinc cluster transcription factor, putative; this translates as MPPKEEKKEKRTKPCCNCKRSKVKCVYTSSLPCERCIKTGQAATCQFVPKLPSLKLPSIDSNNHPTRLPSATPVLNAPSTFTPSLNNSGPLPSHLRNSNLHTPIPALIPAHSPINSQIYNNQAVTPNLSNASDSAWKSQIEQRLSGFDSKIDNLVEMLKVNQQFVMNSQMQFLQQQQQQQQQQQYSISERQETYPSGYLTNGNGSRYPDTHRIESNTKMIADSNESQKRKPEISETSQESTKKRKFQSEPSQDFRDGFLTKKDAHELFHFFDANISQQLFGFEISKFDVDEIWDSCPILVCAISTIASIHHPKLSSKSKQLQVYLHNLCGSIILNKPRNEQDGFNTIVALILCSFWLSDSQMFTGLALQLAKEYGLNQPNQKSKDKLKLWYLLYVLDGQQSLTFNRQPLLNPQEYSLKHSKDLLLGHKSNKLSESKSKELLQDKNKTGSRSLTDKEISKLMAKQRLTDMRLVSQVEYNQAINEAFKGTAWDLLAPASFGIPSKSNLELDRWMVSWTVLLSPESFGAIWSTKSTLIYYNFAKMHINSSAVRKITLDPNNGQFPKLDTSLTHYSTGNGSNNTLTTVKKQQPNYDSEESSEDEFDENEFISNKELVSPDEAVINANIALNAAQTVLNLVINDKDILDNLKYVPVHIHIMLYYASLLLINPPKRSNNQTIQMNEIDYYDNLLNNLKVVRILQRKIYMNLPIDSSFGNRLIKNLQDVLSEKLHQIQVFVDGLSDDHVEKHQLRTKVNALLESSENKFEEITEYDVSSSGASSKSTTPLPERISAWPGSNHGHP